Proteins encoded together in one Scyliorhinus canicula chromosome 21, sScyCan1.1, whole genome shotgun sequence window:
- the LOC119955402 gene encoding translation machinery-associated protein 7-like: MSGREGGKKKPLKQPKKMSKDVDEDDVAFKQKKEEEQKKR, translated from the coding sequence ATGTCCGGCCGGGAAGGAGGCAAGAAGAAACCATTaaaacaacccaaaaaaatgagcAAGGACGTGGATGAGGACGATGTTGCTTTCAAACAGAAAAAGGAGGAGGAGCAGAAAAAGAGATGA